From Sporosarcina sp. 6E9, a single genomic window includes:
- the nusA gene encoding transcription termination factor NusA, whose product MSSDLLDALTALEQQKGISRDVLLEAIEAALVTAYKRNFNQAQNVRVDLNSDIGSMKVYARKDVVEEVEDDRLQISIEDAHLINPAYEIGDVFEEEVTPKDFGRIAAQTAKQVVTQRVREAERGMIYDEYVDREDDIVNGIVERLDARNIYVGLGKVEAVLPSGEQIQAESYKPHDRIKVYITKVEKTSRGPQVFVSRTHPGLLRRLFELEVPEIYEGIVEIKTIAREAGDRSKISVFTNQAEVDPIGSCVGSRGARVQSISTELNGEKIDIVEWSEDPVVFVANALNPSKVLDVQVNEEERSTTVIVPDYQLSLAIGKRGQNARLAAKLTGWKIDIKSEESARELGIYPPSDKAGEVDAYFEEEDYANHDEPIDLYKEDED is encoded by the coding sequence ATGAGTAGTGATCTACTCGATGCATTAACAGCTCTTGAACAACAAAAAGGAATTTCAAGAGACGTATTGCTGGAAGCGATTGAAGCGGCGCTTGTAACTGCATATAAAAGAAACTTTAATCAAGCTCAAAATGTTCGGGTTGACTTGAATTCTGATATCGGTTCAATGAAGGTATATGCACGAAAAGATGTTGTAGAAGAAGTTGAAGATGATCGTCTTCAAATTTCGATAGAGGATGCACATCTTATCAATCCTGCATATGAAATCGGGGATGTTTTTGAAGAAGAAGTTACACCAAAAGATTTTGGACGAATTGCAGCGCAAACGGCAAAGCAAGTTGTAACGCAACGAGTTCGCGAGGCAGAGCGCGGCATGATATATGATGAATATGTAGATCGTGAAGATGATATCGTGAATGGTATTGTAGAACGACTCGATGCGCGTAATATTTATGTGGGTCTAGGAAAAGTTGAAGCGGTATTGCCGTCTGGAGAACAAATCCAAGCTGAATCCTACAAACCGCATGATCGTATTAAAGTATATATTACAAAAGTTGAAAAAACGTCACGAGGACCGCAAGTATTCGTTTCAAGAACGCATCCGGGACTCCTCCGTAGATTGTTTGAACTTGAAGTGCCTGAAATCTATGAAGGCATCGTTGAAATTAAAACAATTGCTCGTGAAGCAGGCGACCGTTCGAAAATATCAGTCTTTACAAACCAGGCTGAAGTGGATCCGATTGGTTCATGTGTCGGTTCTAGGGGTGCTCGTGTACAATCAATCTCTACGGAATTAAATGGCGAGAAAATTGATATAGTAGAATGGTCAGAGGATCCAGTCGTTTTTGTTGCGAATGCATTGAATCCATCCAAAGTACTGGATGTTCAGGTGAATGAAGAAGAGCGGTCAACGACAGTAATTGTACCTGACTATCAGTTATCACTTGCTATCGGAAAGCGCGGACAAAATGCGAGACTTGCTGCTAAATTGACAGGATGGAAAATCGATATTAAAAGTGAAGAAAGTGCGCGCGAACTTGGAATTTATCCGCCAAGTGATAAAGCGGGCGAAGTTGACGCATACTTTGAAGAAGAAGATTATGCTAATCATGATGAACCAATTGATTTATATAAAGAAGACGAAGACTGA
- the rnpM gene encoding RNase P modulator RnpM, producing MTNMKKVPLRKCAATGEMFPKKEMIRIVRPKEGEVSVDLTGKKSGRGTYVSKSEEAVETARRNRSIESQLKTAIPENVYEDLLHAIRRESLK from the coding sequence ATGACGAACATGAAAAAAGTACCTTTGCGTAAATGCGCAGCGACAGGCGAAATGTTTCCTAAAAAAGAAATGATTCGCATCGTTCGCCCAAAAGAAGGGGAAGTTTCAGTCGATCTAACAGGTAAGAAATCAGGTCGAGGGACTTATGTGTCAAAATCCGAAGAAGCGGTCGAAACTGCACGACGTAATCGTTCCATTGAAAGTCAACTGAAGACGGCTATTCCAGAAAATGTGTATGAGGATTTACTACATGCAATCCGTCGGGAGTCTTTGAAATGA
- the rseP gene encoding RIP metalloprotease RseP, with protein METVIAFVIVFGSLVFFHELGHFLFAKRAGIMVREFAIGFGPKIIGITKGETLYTIRLLPFGGYVRMAGEDFDTVELQPGYRVGVYIGDSGEVEKIYLNQNVANPNIQFLETESSDFDKELFIEGYDEDGELVRYNISRTAVIIEKGQKTLIAPYDRQFESKSVGSRTMTIFAGPLFNFILAFFIFMAIGLLQGVPTMEPIITEVQTTGSAYEAGMQNGDLIKKVDNKDITTWTEFAEIIQESPGEMLSFTVERNDSLVELQVVPDTLKEAGREFGQIGVLYSSPIEKNALKSVAFGAEQTWSWFTKILELLGMLVTGKFTIDALSGPVGIYKATEEVAKYGVFNLMNWAAILSINLGIMNLLPLPALDGGRLLFFLFEAVRGKPVDKQKEGMVHFVGIILLMLLMLVVTWNDIQRFFF; from the coding sequence ATGGAGACCGTAATTGCTTTTGTAATCGTATTTGGATCTCTCGTTTTTTTCCATGAGTTAGGGCACTTTCTGTTCGCAAAAAGGGCCGGGATAATGGTTCGTGAATTTGCAATTGGATTTGGACCGAAAATTATCGGGATTACCAAAGGGGAAACATTATACACAATCCGTTTACTACCATTTGGCGGATATGTTCGCATGGCCGGAGAAGATTTTGATACAGTTGAACTTCAGCCGGGTTACCGAGTAGGAGTTTACATCGGCGATTCTGGTGAGGTCGAAAAAATCTACTTAAATCAAAATGTAGCAAATCCGAATATTCAATTCTTAGAAACAGAGTCATCTGATTTTGATAAAGAACTTTTCATTGAAGGGTACGATGAGGACGGCGAACTCGTTCGATATAATATATCCAGAACAGCTGTCATAATTGAAAAAGGTCAAAAAACGCTTATCGCGCCTTATGACAGACAGTTTGAATCTAAATCTGTCGGAAGTCGTACGATGACAATTTTTGCAGGACCACTCTTCAACTTTATTCTTGCATTCTTCATTTTTATGGCCATAGGGCTTTTACAAGGCGTACCTACAATGGAACCGATAATAACGGAAGTTCAAACGACAGGTTCGGCTTATGAAGCTGGCATGCAGAATGGCGATCTGATAAAAAAGGTTGATAATAAAGATATTACGACTTGGACTGAATTCGCTGAAATTATTCAGGAAAGCCCGGGCGAAATGTTGTCGTTTACAGTAGAACGTAATGATTCACTAGTCGAATTACAAGTGGTTCCGGATACATTAAAAGAAGCCGGCCGCGAATTTGGTCAAATCGGAGTTCTATATTCAAGTCCTATTGAAAAAAACGCATTGAAATCAGTGGCATTCGGGGCTGAACAGACTTGGTCATGGTTCACGAAAATCCTTGAACTACTTGGAATGCTCGTAACAGGGAAGTTTACGATTGATGCACTATCAGGCCCGGTCGGTATATATAAAGCGACTGAGGAAGTGGCAAAGTACGGCGTATTCAACTTGATGAACTGGGCAGCGATCTTAAGTATAAACCTGGGTATTATGAATCTGCTTCCGTTGCCAGCACTTGATGGTGGTCGTTTATTATTCTTTTTATTCGAAGCAGTCCGTGGAAAACCAGTCGATAAACAAAAAGAAGGAATGGTCCATTTTGTCGGGATTATTCTATTAATGCTCTTGATGCTTGTCGTTACTTGGAATGATATTCAACGCTTTTTCTTTTAA
- a CDS encoding 1-deoxy-D-xylulose-5-phosphate reductoisomerase: MRKKISLLGATGSIGVQTIDIIKSNPEKFELVSFSAGMNIDKVREYATLFQPQTISVIQREDAELLKTEFPSIDFVHGKEGLTEVAAHTGADVLVNAVIGSVGLKPTIEAIRSKINIAIANKETLVAAGELVLEEARKKDVQLLPVDSEHSALFQALNGENLKTVSRLILTASGGSFRDLTRDELTEVTVEQALAHPNWSMGNKLTIDSATMMNKGLEVIEAHHLFGVPYEQIDVLLHRESIIHSLVEFEDTSVMAQLGSTDMRVPIQYALTYPDRIPMQNAKPLRLEEIGKLHFEKLDHTRYKALALAYAAGKEGGTMPAAMNAANEVAVSLFMQGKIGFLEIDNIVERVMEAHKTISKPNLEMISEIDSHTRKIVYAMLD; encoded by the coding sequence ATGAGGAAGAAAATTAGCTTGTTAGGAGCTACTGGCTCCATTGGCGTCCAAACAATTGATATAATAAAATCGAATCCCGAGAAATTTGAACTTGTATCATTTTCGGCGGGCATGAATATCGACAAGGTGCGGGAGTACGCTACTTTATTTCAACCGCAAACAATATCGGTCATTCAACGTGAGGATGCAGAACTTCTGAAAACCGAATTCCCTTCGATTGATTTCGTTCATGGGAAAGAAGGACTTACCGAAGTTGCTGCCCATACTGGTGCAGATGTTTTAGTTAATGCTGTAATTGGCAGTGTCGGACTTAAACCGACCATCGAAGCCATTCGTTCGAAGATTAATATCGCAATTGCAAATAAAGAGACGCTGGTGGCCGCAGGCGAACTGGTTTTAGAGGAAGCGCGGAAAAAAGATGTGCAACTTCTACCAGTTGATAGCGAACACTCGGCACTCTTTCAAGCTTTAAATGGTGAAAACCTTAAAACTGTCTCTAGACTCATTTTGACAGCATCTGGAGGAAGTTTTAGGGATTTGACACGGGATGAGTTAACAGAGGTTACCGTGGAACAAGCTCTTGCACATCCGAATTGGTCGATGGGCAATAAACTTACAATTGATTCGGCCACTATGATGAATAAAGGACTTGAAGTGATTGAGGCGCATCATTTATTCGGTGTTCCTTATGAACAAATCGATGTTCTTCTGCATCGTGAAAGTATCATACATTCATTAGTTGAATTTGAAGATACGAGTGTCATGGCTCAACTAGGATCAACTGATATGAGAGTCCCTATCCAATATGCATTGACATATCCTGATCGAATCCCAATGCAAAATGCAAAACCGTTGCGCCTCGAGGAAATTGGAAAGCTTCATTTTGAGAAGCTTGACCATACTCGCTATAAGGCGCTTGCACTTGCTTATGCAGCGGGTAAAGAAGGTGGCACGATGCCGGCAGCGATGAATGCTGCCAATGAAGTAGCTGTGAGTTTATTCATGCAAGGTAAAATAGGGTTTCTTGAAATCGACAATATCGTCGAACGTGTAATGGAAGCACACAAGACAATTTCAAAACCAAATCTTGAAATGATTTCCGAAATTGATTCGCACACTCGAAAAATAGTGTATGCTATGTTAGATTAA
- a CDS encoding proline--tRNA ligase — MKQSLTFIPTMRETPSDAEIRSHQLLLRAGFIRQTTSGIYSYLPLGKKVLAKIEKIVREEMEAIDAVEVLMPAMQHAELWQESDRWYNYGPELFRLKDRHNREFALGATHEEVITALVRDELKSYKQLPLTMYQIQTKFRDEQRPRFGLLRGREFIMKDAYSFHASEESLDEKYQDMKQAYTNIFTRLGLNFRSVIADAGAIGGTGTHEFMALSEIGEDTIAYSNTSQYAANVEMAEVLNDYAKSDEPLKEVEKVSTPDMRTIDEVASFLNVEASKVIKTLVFNIDGELVVVLGRGDHEINDIKLKNALDATSVEFAYEGDIYELLSCEVGSIGPVKLPVGVKVIADNAVAAIVNAVTGANEDGYHLINVNPERDFAVDKYLDLRFIEEGDPSPDGEGTVKFAKGIEVGHIFKLGTTYSEPMGGTYLDDNGRTKPYIMGCYGIGVSRIMAAVAEQFNDENGLKWPKHLAPFDIHLVPINLNNEDQKEVANNLYKLLKSYKFDVLYDDRSVRAGVKFTDSDLIGLPIRITIGKKAAEGIVEVKFRESGESTEWHVEEITEKLQEFFGAE; from the coding sequence ATGAAACAATCTTTAACGTTTATTCCTACAATGCGTGAAACACCATCGGATGCAGAAATTAGATCTCACCAACTCCTATTGCGTGCAGGTTTCATTCGTCAAACGACGAGTGGCATCTATTCCTATTTACCTTTAGGTAAAAAAGTTTTAGCGAAAATCGAGAAGATTGTTCGTGAAGAAATGGAAGCAATTGATGCGGTCGAGGTGCTAATGCCTGCTATGCAACATGCAGAACTTTGGCAAGAATCCGACAGGTGGTACAACTACGGTCCCGAATTATTTCGTTTAAAAGACCGTCATAATAGAGAGTTTGCACTTGGGGCAACTCATGAAGAAGTTATCACGGCACTAGTACGTGATGAGTTGAAGTCCTATAAGCAGCTACCATTAACGATGTATCAAATTCAGACAAAATTCAGGGATGAACAACGTCCTCGTTTTGGATTGCTTCGTGGTCGGGAATTCATCATGAAAGACGCGTACTCTTTCCACGCATCTGAAGAAAGCCTCGATGAGAAATATCAAGATATGAAGCAAGCCTATACAAATATCTTTACAAGACTTGGCCTAAATTTCCGATCTGTAATTGCGGATGCAGGAGCAATCGGCGGGACGGGTACACACGAATTCATGGCGCTTTCTGAAATTGGTGAAGATACAATTGCGTATAGCAATACTTCTCAATATGCGGCTAATGTTGAGATGGCGGAAGTACTAAATGACTACGCTAAATCTGATGAACCGTTAAAAGAAGTAGAGAAAGTATCAACGCCAGATATGCGAACAATTGATGAAGTTGCTTCGTTTTTAAATGTCGAAGCAAGCAAAGTTATTAAAACACTTGTGTTTAATATAGACGGTGAACTAGTCGTTGTACTAGGGCGAGGCGATCACGAAATTAACGATATTAAATTGAAAAATGCGCTTGATGCGACTTCGGTTGAATTTGCTTATGAAGGTGATATTTACGAGTTGCTCTCATGTGAAGTCGGTTCGATTGGTCCTGTTAAACTACCAGTTGGCGTTAAAGTAATTGCAGATAACGCGGTTGCGGCAATTGTCAATGCTGTAACAGGTGCAAACGAAGATGGATATCATTTAATAAATGTGAATCCTGAACGTGATTTTGCAGTCGATAAATATCTAGACCTACGGTTTATCGAAGAAGGAGATCCATCGCCGGATGGTGAAGGAACTGTTAAATTTGCTAAAGGTATCGAAGTCGGACATATATTCAAACTAGGAACAACTTATAGTGAGCCGATGGGCGGAACTTACCTTGATGACAACGGTAGAACGAAACCATATATTATGGGTTGCTACGGAATTGGCGTTTCACGAATTATGGCAGCAGTTGCTGAACAATTCAATGATGAAAACGGTTTGAAATGGCCGAAACACCTCGCGCCATTCGACATCCATCTCGTGCCAATCAATTTGAATAATGAAGATCAGAAAGAAGTCGCGAATAATTTATACAAGCTCCTTAAGTCGTATAAGTTTGACGTCTTGTATGATGATCGCTCGGTTCGCGCGGGTGTGAAATTTACTGATTCAGACCTTATCGGTTTACCAATTCGGATTACAATCGGCAAGAAAGCCGCTGAAGGTATTGTTGAAGTAAAATTCCGCGAATCAGGTGAGTCAACAGAATGGCATGTTGAAGAAATCACTGAAAAGCTCCAAGAGTTTTTCGGAGCCGAATAA
- the rimP gene encoding ribosome maturation factor RimP, whose protein sequence is MSKITEIVEELVHPIVADLGLELVDVEFVKEGQDWFLRVYVDTPEGDIDIDQCALVSEQLSEELDRTDPITQNYFLEVSSPGAERPLKKDEDFENAIGQYVYIKTYAPIDGMKEFEGYLLAYGPDGAEVEIRIKTRKVTVLIEKTKIAVARLAIDFSA, encoded by the coding sequence ATGAGTAAAATTACGGAAATAGTCGAAGAGCTCGTTCATCCAATTGTAGCTGATTTAGGACTGGAGCTTGTCGATGTAGAATTTGTGAAGGAAGGACAAGATTGGTTCCTACGCGTTTATGTTGACACACCAGAAGGTGACATCGACATTGATCAATGTGCGCTCGTAAGTGAACAATTAAGCGAGGAGCTTGACCGTACCGACCCAATTACACAAAACTATTTTCTGGAAGTTTCATCTCCAGGAGCTGAACGACCATTAAAAAAAGATGAAGATTTTGAAAATGCGATTGGACAATACGTATACATTAAAACATATGCACCAATTGATGGCATGAAAGAATTTGAAGGTTATTTGTTGGCATATGGTCCAGACGGAGCAGAGGTTGAAATACGTATTAAAACTAGAAAAGTTACTGTTTTAATTGAAAAAACGAAAATTGCAGTTGCACGTTTGGCAATTGACTTTTCCGCATAA
- a CDS encoding PolC-type DNA polymerase III, producing the protein MGELLDQKMKLQLLLKQIDMTDDEYTRHFENALLQRVSIHRKSKVWQFNLQLANPLPVDVYTVFSQRINQAFSAIAKIRLQITSQNTISDEQLIASYWPFVIEELQDMSPPIRERLTSQKPAVMGGKMTLICVNDMELQTMKGKYAPLISDAYTKFGFSQPIIDFQLTENTNEAEEAHQAFLKQRQLEEEEMGRQALADMQKREQNRKENGDAPSGPFQLGTPIKNNEPIMEIRNIQDEERSVIIEGYVFDTEVRELRSGRSLLTIKITDYTDSIIVKMFSRNEEDGLLMSNLKKGSWVRARGGIQNDTFVRDLIMMAQSIMEVSPIIRQDKAPENRKRIELHAHTTMSQMDAVVTPSALVEQAAKWGHPAIAITDHANVQSYPDAYSAGKKHGIKVLFGMEINLVNDGVPIAYGEQHRKLEDDTYVVFDVETTGLSAVYNTIIELAGVKIKNGEVIDTFERFANPHQPISALITNLTGITDDMVKDAPDVSEVVTDFTEWIGDSILVAHNASFDMGFLYEASKNADLPSVTYPVIDTLELARLLHPEMGNHRLNTLAKKYNIELTQHHRAIYDAEATGHLFLRLLADAQEEKGITYLDDFNKHIGGGDTYKRARPSHCTILATDDEGLKNLFKLVSHSHMDYFFRVPRVPRSLLVKHRKGLLVGSGCSNGEVFQGLMQKSPDEVEEIAKFYDYLEIHPKAVYSHLIDMELIRDEWNMEDIMRKLLKLGKAVNLPVCATGNVHYLDENDAMFRKVLVRSQGGANPLNRHSLPAVHFRTTDEMLAEFAFLGEHIAEEIVIDNPRKIMERIGDVKPIKDDLYTPKIEGAEDEVKDLSYSMAHELYGEDLPEIVVERLEKELTSIIGNGFSVVYLISHKLVKRSLDDGYLVGSRGSVGSSFVATMMEITEVNPLPPHYVCPDCKKAEWFTDGSVGSGYDLPDKNCADCDVPLSKDGQDIPFETFLGFEGDKVPDIDLNFSGDYQANAHNYTKELFGEDFVYRAGTIGTVAERTAYGYVRGYMNDNGLHLRGAEIDRLVIGCSGVKRNTGQHPGGIIVVPDTMDIHDFTPIQYPANDLNSLWKTTHFDFHSIENNLLKLDILGHDDPTMIKMLEDLSGIDPLSIPPDDEGVMKLFSGTESLGVTPEQIGCKTGTLGVPEFGTRFVRQMLEETKPSTFSELIQISGLSHGTDVWLGNAQELIKNKTCELSEVIGCRDDIMVYLMHQGLKPSMAFSIMESVRRGRGLTPEFEDEMRSQGVPAWYIDSCKKIKYMFPKAHAAAYVLMALRIAYFKVHHPIFYYSAYFSVRAADFDLLTMTKGSASIRAQIQEINAKGLEASPKERNLLTVLEISLEMYERGFSISKPDLYKSDASTFIIDGDSLIPPFNSIPSLGTNVAKTIVEARKDGEFLSKEDLQQRGRVSKTVIEYMDSLNCLEGLPEANQLSLF; encoded by the coding sequence ATGGGCGAATTACTTGATCAAAAAATGAAGTTGCAACTTTTATTAAAACAAATCGATATGACTGATGATGAATATACTCGACACTTTGAAAATGCATTATTACAACGCGTAAGCATTCACCGTAAATCGAAAGTCTGGCAATTTAATCTCCAATTAGCTAATCCACTACCAGTCGATGTGTATACAGTTTTTTCCCAGCGAATCAATCAAGCGTTTTCTGCAATAGCAAAAATCAGACTCCAAATTACAAGTCAAAACACGATTTCCGATGAACAATTAATCGCAAGCTATTGGCCATTCGTTATTGAAGAGCTACAAGATATGTCGCCGCCAATTCGTGAAAGGTTGACGAGTCAGAAACCAGCCGTAATGGGCGGGAAAATGACACTTATATGCGTCAATGACATGGAGCTTCAAACGATGAAAGGAAAGTATGCGCCTCTAATTTCTGACGCATATACAAAGTTTGGATTCTCCCAACCGATAATTGATTTTCAATTAACCGAAAACACGAACGAGGCGGAAGAAGCGCACCAAGCATTCCTCAAACAACGTCAACTAGAAGAAGAGGAAATGGGAAGACAAGCACTTGCCGACATGCAAAAACGCGAACAAAATCGCAAGGAAAACGGCGATGCACCGTCCGGTCCGTTCCAATTAGGTACGCCAATTAAAAATAATGAACCGATAATGGAAATCCGTAATATTCAGGATGAGGAACGCAGCGTTATTATTGAAGGTTATGTGTTCGATACCGAGGTTCGTGAACTCAGAAGCGGTAGATCACTCCTTACGATTAAAATAACCGATTATACAGACTCCATCATCGTTAAAATGTTTTCGCGAAATGAAGAAGATGGCCTGCTCATGTCGAATTTAAAGAAAGGCTCCTGGGTTCGTGCACGAGGTGGAATCCAAAACGATACATTTGTTCGAGATCTAATCATGATGGCACAATCCATAATGGAAGTATCCCCCATTATTCGCCAGGACAAAGCGCCAGAAAACCGAAAGCGAATTGAACTGCATGCGCATACGACGATGAGTCAAATGGATGCAGTTGTTACACCGTCTGCACTAGTTGAACAAGCGGCAAAATGGGGACATCCAGCCATAGCAATAACAGATCATGCAAACGTCCAATCTTATCCGGATGCATATTCAGCCGGAAAAAAACATGGCATAAAAGTTCTATTCGGAATGGAAATTAACCTTGTCAACGACGGTGTTCCGATTGCATACGGCGAGCAACACCGTAAACTCGAAGATGATACATACGTCGTTTTTGACGTGGAAACGACAGGCTTATCGGCAGTTTACAACACAATCATTGAGCTTGCCGGCGTTAAGATAAAGAATGGTGAAGTGATAGATACGTTCGAACGATTTGCCAATCCGCATCAACCAATATCCGCTTTAATAACAAACCTCACGGGAATTACGGATGATATGGTGAAGGATGCACCTGATGTTTCAGAAGTTGTCACCGACTTTACTGAATGGATTGGTGATTCAATACTTGTTGCGCATAATGCATCGTTTGATATGGGGTTCTTGTATGAGGCATCTAAAAATGCTGATTTGCCTTCTGTTACGTATCCAGTAATCGACACGCTTGAACTTGCTCGTCTTCTCCATCCAGAAATGGGGAATCATCGACTGAATACACTTGCGAAGAAATATAATATCGAATTAACGCAACATCACCGTGCAATTTACGATGCTGAAGCTACAGGACATTTATTCCTCAGACTTCTGGCAGATGCGCAAGAAGAAAAAGGAATTACTTACTTGGATGATTTCAACAAGCATATCGGCGGTGGCGATACGTACAAACGTGCACGACCATCGCATTGTACGATTCTTGCAACGGATGATGAAGGTTTAAAGAACCTATTTAAACTTGTTTCACATTCGCATATGGATTACTTTTTCCGTGTTCCGCGAGTTCCAAGATCCCTCCTGGTTAAACACCGAAAAGGTCTTTTAGTCGGTTCGGGTTGTTCAAATGGGGAAGTATTTCAAGGGCTAATGCAAAAATCTCCTGATGAAGTTGAAGAAATTGCAAAGTTTTACGATTATCTTGAAATACATCCGAAAGCCGTTTATTCACACCTGATCGATATGGAACTAATTCGTGATGAATGGAATATGGAAGATATTATGCGTAAGTTATTGAAACTTGGTAAAGCAGTTAATCTACCTGTTTGTGCGACAGGTAATGTCCATTATTTAGATGAAAATGATGCGATGTTCCGTAAAGTTCTAGTTCGTTCACAGGGCGGCGCAAATCCGTTGAACCGTCATTCGTTACCTGCCGTCCATTTTAGAACGACAGATGAGATGTTGGCTGAATTCGCTTTTCTAGGCGAACATATTGCAGAAGAAATCGTAATTGACAATCCACGTAAGATAATGGAAAGAATCGGCGATGTTAAACCGATTAAAGATGATTTATATACACCTAAAATTGAAGGTGCAGAAGACGAAGTCAAAGATTTAAGTTATTCCATGGCTCATGAACTATATGGCGAAGATTTACCGGAGATTGTCGTAGAGCGATTGGAAAAGGAACTTACCTCTATTATTGGAAATGGTTTTTCTGTTGTCTATTTAATCTCTCATAAGTTGGTTAAACGTTCTCTCGATGACGGTTATCTAGTTGGTTCCCGTGGGTCAGTAGGCTCGTCATTTGTTGCAACGATGATGGAAATTACGGAAGTGAATCCACTGCCGCCACATTATGTGTGTCCTGATTGTAAAAAGGCAGAATGGTTCACAGATGGATCTGTCGGTTCTGGATATGATCTACCGGATAAAAATTGTGCTGATTGTGATGTACCGCTTAGTAAGGATGGGCAAGATATTCCATTTGAAACATTCCTAGGATTTGAAGGGGATAAAGTTCCAGATATTGACCTGAACTTTAGTGGAGATTATCAAGCGAACGCGCATAACTATACGAAAGAACTCTTTGGAGAAGACTTCGTATACCGGGCAGGGACAATTGGAACGGTCGCTGAACGGACGGCATACGGCTATGTTAGGGGCTATATGAATGATAATGGACTTCATTTGCGCGGCGCTGAAATTGACCGCCTCGTTATCGGATGTTCCGGCGTAAAACGAAATACCGGTCAGCATCCAGGTGGAATTATAGTTGTTCCGGATACGATGGATATACACGACTTTACACCGATTCAATATCCAGCGAACGACTTGAACTCTTTATGGAAAACGACGCACTTTGACTTCCATTCAATAGAAAACAACCTGTTGAAGCTCGATATTCTAGGTCACGATGACCCAACTATGATAAAAATGCTGGAAGATTTATCTGGTATCGATCCGCTATCAATTCCGCCTGATGATGAAGGCGTCATGAAATTATTTAGCGGAACCGAATCACTCGGTGTTACACCTGAGCAAATCGGATGTAAAACAGGAACGCTTGGCGTGCCTGAATTCGGTACGCGCTTTGTCCGTCAAATGCTAGAAGAAACAAAGCCGTCGACATTTTCGGAACTCATTCAGATTTCCGGATTATCGCATGGTACGGATGTTTGGCTAGGAAATGCACAAGAATTAATAAAGAATAAAACCTGTGAGTTATCGGAGGTTATTGGTTGTCGAGATGATATTATGGTGTATTTAATGCACCAAGGTCTAAAACCATCTATGGCATTTAGTATCATGGAGTCCGTTCGACGAGGACGAGGACTTACACCGGAGTTCGAAGATGAGATGCGCTCACAAGGCGTACCGGCTTGGTATATTGACTCCTGTAAAAAAATTAAATACATGTTCCCGAAGGCGCATGCCGCGGCCTATGTATTAATGGCACTTCGAATTGCATATTTTAAAGTGCACCATCCAATCTTTTATTACTCGGCATACTTTTCGGTAAGAGCTGCTGATTTCGATTTATTAACAATGACAAAAGGATCAGCGTCTATCCGGGCACAAATACAGGAAATAAATGCGAAAGGGTTGGAGGCATCGCCAAAAGAGAGGAATTTATTGACGGTGCTTGAGATATCTCTAGAAATGTATGAGCGTGGATTTTCAATTAGTAAACCTGATTTGTATAAATCAGATGCTTCTACTTTCATCATTGATGGCGATTCACTCATTCCACCGTTCAATTCGATTCCATCACTTGGGACGAACGTCGCGAAAACGATTGTTGAAGCACGAAAAGATGGCGAGTTCTTGTCAAAAGAGGATTTACAGCAACGTGGCCGTGTTTCCAAAACGGTTATTGAGTATATGGATTCACTTAATTGTCTTGAAGGTTTGCCTGAAGCTAACCAGCTATCGTTGTTCTGA